Proteins from a single region of Syntrophales bacterium:
- a CDS encoding O-antigen ligase family protein, which yields MTNSLKSMRAYTAKTFFSFEFVFLLFLFAGCYKARPWLHWVPVDLTALFFAMSVAVGMFILARKKARFAGDALIVVGIGGFLFLYATVSLTWSPGVLYAGKKALYLCTLTFWPLIAAALIVADRAERVRYFLGGLFFFALWFAVESLFSFFQSSDQRLWAIGVAVDGADYISIGRIISLGAISIYGYYMLNAESGLSMFLSLALLCCFVFVLMILGGRGPLLGMIVSFALIPIAGWKKSSPFHLWNRKHVFLMCIAILAVAILAGYMVSHSSLMPTIRRTYYLFVGIGESPLLRLDYYWRALRLWVEAPILGHGLGSWPLLVGFGDIKEYPHNVILELLVELGLVGFLLFLAIPLRALYQNRFLKATQCVPTLLIILMIFVDLFVNALCSGDLSDNRLLFAAAGMLVMRDGNHTDPTGAPG from the coding sequence ATGACCAATTCATTGAAAAGTATGCGTGCCTATACAGCAAAGACGTTCTTTTCCTTTGAATTCGTTTTCCTGTTATTTCTGTTTGCAGGTTGCTACAAGGCCCGTCCCTGGCTGCACTGGGTTCCTGTCGATTTGACGGCGCTTTTCTTTGCCATGAGTGTTGCCGTGGGGATGTTCATCCTGGCGAGGAAAAAGGCTCGTTTTGCCGGGGATGCTTTAATCGTGGTCGGCATTGGCGGTTTCTTGTTTCTCTATGCCACCGTGAGTTTGACCTGGTCTCCAGGTGTGCTCTATGCCGGGAAGAAAGCTCTGTATCTCTGTACTCTTACATTTTGGCCTCTGATTGCCGCAGCTTTGATTGTCGCTGACCGTGCTGAGCGGGTCCGATATTTCCTGGGAGGCCTTTTCTTCTTTGCCCTGTGGTTTGCCGTGGAATCTCTCTTTTCGTTTTTCCAATCCTCAGACCAGAGGCTTTGGGCGATCGGCGTTGCCGTAGACGGCGCCGACTACATTTCAATCGGAAGGATCATCAGTCTGGGTGCAATCTCCATATATGGCTACTATATGCTGAATGCCGAATCGGGTCTATCCATGTTCTTGTCATTGGCTCTTCTATGTTGTTTTGTTTTCGTATTGATGATTCTGGGAGGCCGAGGACCTCTTCTGGGGATGATCGTTTCATTTGCCCTGATCCCGATTGCAGGATGGAAAAAGAGCTCTCCGTTCCATCTATGGAACAGAAAGCATGTCTTCCTGATGTGTATTGCGATTCTGGCTGTCGCTATCCTGGCTGGCTATATGGTGTCACACAGTTCACTCATGCCAACCATCAGAAGGACATATTATCTGTTTGTCGGCATAGGGGAAAGTCCGCTGCTTCGGCTGGATTATTATTGGAGAGCGTTAAGACTTTGGGTGGAGGCACCAATCCTGGGACATGGACTCGGTAGCTGGCCCTTGCTGGTTGGTTTTGGGGACATCAAAGAGTATCCTCACAACGTCATTTTAGAACTGCTGGTTGAACTCGGTCTGGTGGGTTTTCTTCTGTTTCTGGCCATTCCCTTGAGGGCGCTGTATCAAAACAGGTTTTTGAAGGCCACGCAATGCGTCCCGACATTGTTGATTATATTGATGATATTTGTTGATCTGTTTGTGAACGCCCTTTGCTCGGGCGACCTTTCGGATAACAGGCTTCTGTTTGCTGCTGCGGGCATGCTTGTGATGAGAGACGGCAATCACACGGATCCGACCGGTGCTCCAGGATAG
- a CDS encoding oligosaccharide flippase family protein has product MKLSDFVHHVFTVGLGSVGAFLLNIAVIPLITRLYAPEAYAGWALMMSTAILFSSIATLRFELALVLPRSDEEASNLFVICLAVSLLVAVASGLLLPLFQDDLIGRGFRQELKHWLLYISYLVAVTGFYQACVHWCVRMKEFQWYAMMQLLLPLMVCLVQIIMATVGRKDSSGLIIGTLAGQSIVIILMLALILAKYGRAIAHGVSMEEILRLFSRYRVYLTHMTPYTLIGTFRERVPYFLLAGFASKESLGFYGLSSRVINVPNSLLSSAIRPVFFQSGATAGLEVLEGRLKTLLYAISICAVPFWVLFLFHAETLFALFFGEAWREAGIYAAVLSAPIIPKLLSNWMDRSFDVLGRQRLLFKLDFVSSVIVIGLFTLVMVLLENILLAIVLQSLTLTIYHFYLLHVIFSEADFKKLKLMGLLKLLAGLVAVSGALSCICMILLHPFAAIVVNGTVIILCMVVHISCSGLFAEGV; this is encoded by the coding sequence ATGAAGCTGTCCGATTTTGTCCATCATGTTTTCACGGTTGGTTTGGGAAGTGTCGGTGCCTTTTTATTGAATATTGCGGTGATCCCGCTTATTACACGCCTCTATGCACCAGAGGCTTACGCGGGATGGGCACTGATGATGAGTACCGCAATTCTGTTCAGTTCCATTGCAACGTTGCGCTTTGAACTTGCCCTGGTTCTTCCCAGGTCAGACGAGGAGGCTTCGAATCTTTTCGTTATCTGTCTGGCTGTTTCGTTACTCGTTGCGGTGGCATCCGGTCTGTTGCTGCCGTTGTTCCAGGATGATCTGATTGGCAGAGGGTTCCGCCAGGAACTGAAGCATTGGTTATTGTACATATCCTATCTTGTCGCAGTAACGGGATTTTACCAAGCATGTGTGCACTGGTGTGTGAGAATGAAGGAATTTCAATGGTACGCGATGATGCAGTTACTCTTGCCTCTGATGGTGTGCCTGGTGCAAATCATAATGGCCACAGTTGGCCGGAAAGATTCCTCGGGTCTGATCATCGGGACTTTGGCCGGCCAGTCCATTGTGATTATTCTCATGCTCGCATTGATACTGGCTAAATACGGACGTGCTATTGCCCACGGTGTCTCAATGGAGGAAATTTTACGTTTGTTTTCTCGCTACCGTGTATATCTGACTCACATGACGCCTTACACCCTGATAGGGACTTTTCGCGAGCGGGTTCCGTATTTTTTGCTTGCTGGTTTTGCCAGCAAGGAAAGCCTTGGTTTTTATGGATTGTCTTCACGTGTGATCAATGTGCCAAATAGCCTTCTCAGCAGTGCCATACGGCCTGTCTTTTTCCAGAGCGGAGCAACCGCGGGCTTGGAAGTTCTTGAGGGGAGATTGAAAACACTTCTATATGCAATCTCGATTTGCGCCGTTCCCTTCTGGGTTCTCTTTCTTTTTCACGCCGAGACTCTGTTTGCGTTATTTTTTGGCGAGGCTTGGCGTGAGGCAGGTATCTACGCCGCCGTTCTTTCAGCTCCCATCATTCCAAAACTCCTTAGTAATTGGATGGATCGGTCATTTGACGTTCTTGGCCGTCAGCGCCTCCTGTTCAAGCTGGATTTTGTCTCATCCGTCATTGTCATCGGGTTGTTCACGCTGGTGATGGTTTTACTGGAGAACATACTTCTGGCGATTGTTCTGCAATCGTTAACATTAACAATTTACCATTTCTATCTTCTCCATGTCATTTTCAGCGAGGCTGATTTCAAGAAACTGAAGCTGATGGGCCTGCTGAAGCTCCTTGCCGGTTTGGTTGCTGTTTCAGGAGCACTCAGCTGCATCTGTATGATATTACTTCATCCGTTTGCAGCAATTGTTGTGAACGGTACGGTCATCATTCTTTGTATGGTTGTTCACATATCCTGCTCCGGCTTGTTTGCAGAAGGGGTGTAG
- the hisH gene encoding imidazole glycerol phosphate synthase subunit HisH — protein sequence MIIIVDYGVGNLGSLRNMLKKIGREAMISQDPQVVGQADKIILPGVGSFDHAIENLRSTGLMPVLNESVLSRKIPVLGVCLGMQLMTGRSEEGVLPGLGWIDAETVRFRFDESRRHLKVPHMGWNTIRVRGANPLFEEMAEGSRFYFVHSYHVQCRAGADVLATTDYGGDFVSAFARDNIIGVQFHPEKSHRFGMRLLKNFAEKC from the coding sequence GTGATCATTATCGTCGACTATGGGGTGGGGAATCTCGGATCACTCCGGAACATGCTGAAGAAGATCGGCCGGGAGGCCATGATTTCCCAGGATCCCCAGGTCGTCGGGCAGGCGGACAAAATCATCCTGCCGGGAGTGGGTTCCTTCGATCATGCGATCGAGAACCTCCGCTCGACGGGGCTCATGCCCGTCCTGAATGAGAGCGTCCTGAGCCGGAAAATTCCGGTCCTCGGGGTCTGCCTGGGGATGCAGCTCATGACCGGCCGGAGCGAGGAAGGGGTTCTGCCGGGACTTGGCTGGATCGACGCCGAGACCGTGCGCTTCCGGTTTGACGAGTCCCGTCGGCACCTGAAAGTGCCCCACATGGGGTGGAATACGATCCGGGTGCGGGGCGCGAACCCGCTTTTCGAGGAGATGGCGGAGGGCAGCCGGTTCTATTTCGTCCACTCCTATCACGTGCAATGCCGCGCCGGGGCGGATGTGCTGGCGACGACGGATTACGGAGGAGATTTCGTGTCCGCGTTTGCGAGGGACAACATCATCGGAGTTCAGTTCCATCCGGAGAAAAGCCACCGGTTCGGTATGCGCCTCCTGAAGAACTTCGCGGAAAAATGCTGA
- a CDS encoding AglZ/HisF2 family acetamidino modification protein has translation MLITRVIPCLLLKGRGLVKTVRFKDPTYVGDPINAIKIFNDKEVDELAFLDITATIEKRPPPYQVISEIASECFMPLAYGGGIRSLQEIEKIFSLGVEKVCLNSAAVEDPDLVRNAAKAFGSQSIVVSVDVKKSLFGKYEIFTHGGRRNARKDILAHVRHMEEMGAGELLLTSIDRDGTQQGYDLELVGRVAEAVGIPVIACGGAGGLSDITAAVKRGAAAAAAGSLFVFHGRHRAVLISYPSREELDAAFPAAPDRET, from the coding sequence ATGCTGATTACGAGAGTGATTCCCTGCCTGCTGCTCAAGGGCCGGGGCCTGGTCAAGACCGTCCGGTTCAAGGATCCGACGTACGTCGGAGACCCCATCAACGCCATCAAGATCTTCAACGACAAAGAGGTGGACGAACTCGCCTTTCTCGACATAACGGCGACGATCGAGAAAAGGCCTCCGCCCTATCAGGTGATTTCGGAGATAGCCAGCGAGTGCTTCATGCCGCTGGCATATGGCGGCGGAATCCGGAGCCTCCAGGAGATCGAGAAGATCTTCAGCCTGGGGGTCGAAAAGGTCTGCCTCAACTCCGCGGCGGTTGAAGATCCCGACCTGGTTCGGAATGCGGCGAAGGCCTTCGGGAGCCAGAGCATCGTCGTTTCCGTGGATGTAAAGAAGAGCCTCTTCGGGAAGTATGAGATTTTTACGCACGGAGGGCGCCGGAACGCGCGGAAGGACATCCTGGCCCATGTCCGCCACATGGAGGAGATGGGGGCCGGGGAGCTTCTGCTCACCTCGATCGATCGGGACGGTACGCAGCAGGGTTACGACCTGGAACTGGTCGGACGGGTGGCGGAGGCGGTCGGGATTCCGGTGATCGCCTGCGGAGGCGCCGGCGGCCTTTCGGACATTACAGCGGCGGTGAAGCGCGGGGCCGCCGCAGCCGCTGCGGGCAGCCTGTTCGTGTTTCACGGGCGCCACCGGGCGGTTCTCATCAGCTATCCGTCCAGGGAAGAACTGGACGCGGCCTTTCCGGCCGCTCCGGACAGGGAGACGTAA
- a CDS encoding N-acetyl sugar amidotransferase: MERPYRICTYCIMDTSDPDISFDGQGRCNHCRNYEVRAASEVFRGEEGRQRLEAMVERIRERGRGKDYDCIIGVSGGVDSTMVAYTVRKLGLRPLAIHFDNGWDTELAVDNIKKTLDRLGIDLQTHVVDWEEFKDLQLSFLKASVANCEIPTDHAITALLFNAAAKHNIHYIFGGGNVATEGILPFSWGYYNQDRKHLEAVHRIYGTIPLRTTPRISLTRFLYLVFARGIRLIPILNYVDYNKARAMKIIQEELCWRYYGGKHYESIYTRFFQGYILPRKFGFDKRRAHLSTLVCSGEMSREEALKEMEKDPYANNDLREDREFVIKKFGLTEEAFEELMNRPVKSYRDYPNHSFFFHTMGNLRARFKKIATSA; the protein is encoded by the coding sequence ATGGAAAGACCTTACCGGATCTGCACATACTGCATCATGGACACGTCGGACCCGGACATTTCGTTCGACGGGCAGGGGCGCTGCAACCATTGCCGGAATTACGAGGTCCGGGCGGCCTCGGAGGTGTTCCGGGGAGAAGAAGGAAGGCAAAGGCTCGAGGCCATGGTCGAGCGGATCCGGGAACGGGGCCGGGGGAAGGACTATGACTGCATCATCGGGGTGAGCGGCGGGGTCGACAGCACGATGGTGGCCTACACGGTCCGGAAACTGGGGCTGAGACCCCTGGCCATTCATTTCGACAATGGATGGGACACCGAACTGGCGGTGGACAATATCAAGAAGACGCTCGACCGGCTGGGCATCGATCTGCAGACCCACGTGGTGGACTGGGAGGAATTCAAGGATCTCCAGCTGTCCTTCCTGAAAGCCTCCGTGGCCAACTGCGAGATTCCAACCGATCACGCCATCACGGCCCTCCTGTTCAATGCCGCGGCGAAACACAACATCCATTACATCTTCGGGGGAGGAAACGTCGCCACGGAGGGCATTCTCCCGTTCAGCTGGGGATATTACAACCAGGACCGGAAGCACCTGGAAGCGGTGCACCGGATCTACGGCACGATTCCCCTGAGGACAACGCCCAGGATCAGCCTGACGCGATTCCTGTACCTCGTCTTCGCCCGGGGAATCCGGCTCATACCCATTCTCAACTACGTGGACTACAACAAGGCCCGGGCCATGAAAATTATCCAGGAGGAACTGTGCTGGCGCTACTACGGCGGAAAGCACTACGAATCCATCTACACCCGCTTTTTCCAGGGCTACATCCTTCCCCGCAAGTTCGGGTTCGACAAGCGCCGGGCCCACCTGTCCACGCTCGTCTGTTCCGGTGAAATGAGCCGGGAGGAGGCTCTCAAGGAGATGGAAAAGGATCCGTACGCGAACAACGATCTCCGGGAGGACCGGGAATTCGTCATCAAGAAATTCGGCCTGACCGAGGAGGCTTTCGAGGAACTGATGAACCGGCCCGTCAAGTCCTATCGGGATTATCCCAATCACTCCTTCTTTTTTCATACCATGGGAAACCTGCGGGCCCGCTTCAAGAAGATCGCCACGTCCGCCTGA